AACGTTTCAAAAGAACGGTTAGAAAACATTAATCTTTTTAGTATAAAATTGGCGGCAAAAAGAACAAGTGCAGCAATGAGACCACCCTGCAAGGAAGTATCCTGACCCACCATTGCATTTTGCACTGCATTGGAGATTAATAATAACAAGACTACGTCTCCCGCGTTAAGCTGAGATAGCTGATTTTTGCCGAACAGACGGATCGCTACGACCATAAACAGGTATACACAAAGCGAACGGACTACAACATCTAGGATAGGATTCACCAATTATATTTATATCTATCAAATGTATAAATTTTTATGATTCTGATGAGTATTTTTTAATAGAGTCCTATCAAATTCAATTATGAAAAATTATAAAAGATTGGCATAAAGTTTGAGCATCTGTTAGCATCAAACACAATATTATGAAACGACTGCTTTTTTTCCTATCTCTACTGCTACTTTTTAACAGCTGTGTAACAAGCAAAAGCAGCAATGAAAAGGAAATAACAGCTAAAATCGACCAACTCTATAAATACACTTCACCGTCCAATTCTACTTCTTCAAAGGAACTTTTTTCTCCTGATCTAAAAAATATACTTGATCAAGCAAACAGGATAGCTGATGCGGATGCCCAAAGAATAAAAAACAGCAACTATCCCACTGATAAACCTGCAGCAGTAGAAAGCTTTATTTTCACAGGAGTACCTGATGCTACAAATCAAAAAATAAAAAGCATAAATGTAACCGGAAATACAGCAGAAGCCATCGTGGAAATGGAAATCAGTGAATATAAAGCAGACGATAAAATATATCCTACTCTGGTTTGGGAAAATACAATTCAACTGATCAATGATAAGGGCTGGAAAATTGACAATATCATTTTTACTCAAAGGTCTACCCTCAAAGAGCAACTCAAGGCTTTTATTATCGAAACAAAAAAGGCCCTGTGCTATAACAAATAAAAAAGCTGCTTCGTCAAGCAGCTTTTTTTTTATTTTAAGGACACTGAGCGATTGGAACTTCGCTACATACTGTCTTATTCAATCTTTCACAGTATACGCAGTATTTTTTAGGTTCTCCGCCATACACTGATTTTAATTCTTCCTTGTTAAGTTTCTTTAAATTTCTCATACTTTTTAATTTTAATGTTTGGTAAATTTAAAACGAAGAACAAATTAATTTATTACAGTTTTTTG
The sequence above is drawn from the Chryseobacterium daecheongense genome and encodes:
- a CDS encoding DUF421 domain-containing protein; this encodes MNPILDVVVRSLCVYLFMVVAIRLFGKNQLSQLNAGDVVLLLLISNAVQNAMVGQDTSLQGGLIAALVLFAANFILKRLMFSNRSFETFMEENPVILVKDGKIDEKALNTVKITKDELEEAIREHGVERIEDVRLSILEVDGNISVVSEDNQTKQTHYSRIKRKNKRKYQ
- a CDS encoding bacteriocin translates to MRNLKKLNKEELKSVYGGEPKKYCVYCERLNKTVCSEVPIAQCP